A region of Lycium barbarum isolate Lr01 chromosome 1, ASM1917538v2, whole genome shotgun sequence DNA encodes the following proteins:
- the LOC132604806 gene encoding bifunctional monodehydroascorbate reductase and carbonic anhydrase nectarin-3-like has protein sequence MNMEAITKILFISLLFLSSAFLARSGEVDDESEFSYDENAENGPANWGDIHPNEWGTCKNGTMQSPIDLLNKNVEVVSNLGILQRYYKPSKATLLNRGHDLMLRWDDGGYLKINGIQYQLKQVHWHTPSEHTINGKRFDMEGHLVHETHDGKKIAVIGFVYEIGLSPDLFLSIIEKDLRALADKKNTERHIGIIDPNLIKLDGQKYYRYNGSLTVPPCTEEVVWTIDGKVKTVTRRQMKLLRDVVHDEFETNARPIQPLNGRPIKFNKPWPFA, from the exons atgaatatggaAGCAATAACCAAAATCTTGTTCATATCATTGCTTTTCCTTTCAAGTGCATTTCTTGCAAGATCCGGAGAAGTTG ATGATGAGAGTGAGTTTAGTTACGACGAAAACGCGGAGAATGGACCAGCTAACTGGGGCGATATTCATCCAAATGAATGGGGCACCTGTAAAAATGGAACAATGCAGTCTCCAATTGATCTTCTTAACAAAAATGTTGAAGTTGTATCTAATTTAGGAATACTTCAAAGATACTACAAACCCTCGAAGGCCACTCTCTTGAACAGAGGCCATGATTTAATG TTGAGATGGGATGATGGAGGATACTTGAAGATAAATGGAATTCAATATCAACTCAAACAAGTTCATTGGCACACACCTTCCGAACATACTATTAATGGTAAAAG GTTTGATATGGAGGGTCATTTGGTACATGAAACACATGATGGAAAGAAGATTGCTGTCATTGGATTCGTCTACGAGATTGGATTATCGCCTGATTTGTTTCTATCCATA ATAGAGAAGGATTTAAGAGCTCTTGCTGATAAAAAAAATACAGAAAGACACATTGGAATAATTGATCCAAATCTAATAAAATTGGACGGCCAAAAATATTACAGGTATAATGGCTCCCTAACAGTACCACCTTGCACTGAAGAGGTTGTCTGGACTATTGATGGAAAG GTTAAAACTGTAACGAGAAGACAAATGAAACTGCTCCgagatgttgttcatgac GAATTTGAAACCAACGCTAGACCAATTCAGCCATTAAACGGACGTCCTATCAAATTCAACAAACCTTGGCCATTTGCTTAG